The DNA region TGCGCATGGGTTATAACGACCTGAGAAAGGCCAGCAGGGCTTCGCGATCCTCGTCGCTCAGGCCTGCGAACCGGTTGCGGGCGGCCGAGGCTTCACCACCGTGGAAGAGTATCGCTTCGCCGAGATCCGAGGTGCGGCCGTCGTGCAGGTAGAAGGCCTCGCCATTCAGGAATTCCTCGACCAGGCGCAACCCCCATAGCGGCGCCGTGCGCCACTCCGTGCCGGAAGCGTCCCCATCCGGGCGGAAGTCCGCCAGATCGGGTCCCATGTCGTGCAGCAGCAGATCGGAAAAAAGGTGGACGTCGATGTGACTCAGCTCCGGAATCGAACTGGCGCCGGTTCTCATCGTCGGCACATGGCAGGCGGCGCAGCCGATCTCGTTAAAGAGCTGGTCGCCGCGCTCGACTTCGGGCGTGATTTCGCCACGCTCCGGCGGCCTGAGCTGACGCACGTACGTGACCGTCTCCAGCACGGTTGCGGCGGGGATCTCTGGATCGGCCACCCGGTCTCCGATGGCGATCCCACCGGCCTGGGGATGGGGGGTTTCCACGGGAATGAAATCACTGGTAATGCCGATATCCTGGTGGTAGGCCTCGGCGACCTGCTGGAGGAGGGAAGAGACCTGCGCCTTGCGAGAAAAGCGTCCCAACTGAAGTCCGGGTCCGCCGCCTACGTGAGAACCTGATACGAATTCGGCGGCATGCACCATATTGGGCCGGCCGGATATGCCATCGCCATCCAGGTCGTTCGGATCGGCGCGGGATAGAATAACCCAGGCCGGGATGGCTTCGATCATCCCCACACCGAATACCGGAGGCGGCATCCTGAATGTACGCTCCATTCCGGACGGCATCTCTTCGAGGGGAACGCCTGGAATGGCCTTGTCCTGGTGTTGCGGGCCGCCCAACTCCGCGGCCGGGTCGCCCCCGAGGCCGAAGCGGGTGAATCCCAGTTCCGGCGTCCCGCGCCCATCGGCGGGATGACAGCTCTCGCAACCGACGTTATTGAAGATGGGCCCGAGCCCTTCTTCCACGGTGAAAGTGCGCTCGAAGTTCTCGTCGCCCTGGATAAACACCGCATTGAGACTGGGCGACATGCCCTCCAGCGGCGATTCGAAGTTATCTCCCTCCGTTGGCCGATTGGTAACGATCCGGTCGCACCCCGACCCCATCACTCCTCCCAGCACTGTCAGACTCCAGCAGAACAGGATTACCGCGTACTTCAAATCTACCTCCAGGCGAGGCATCATCTGGCACTAAATACATAGTTTGACTTAATGTAAGTGCAATTTAGCCTATACTAAATATAATGCAAGCTTTTCTGTAAAGTGATTCGGCGCCCTGGGGCGTCACCCAGGGCGGGCAACCGATACGCCAAATGTTGAATATGCTCGTAATAAGGCGGTAGGGATGGGAACCTGGAAGCAGTTCGGCTCAACCCCAGCGGTACTCCGGCGGATCGAATACGAAACCGTGGAAGAAGGGCCGGTGCCGCGGTGTGAGGCTGTTAAGGAAAGCCCTGTCATAACGCCACTGCTCCGCGCACGCCAGCATCCACGGGTGTTCGTACCCGTAGTAGAGGATCACCCGCTTGCCGCCGCGGCGCGTGAACGGGCCGGCCGAATGCCACACTCCATTGTGGAAGAGCACGGCCGTGCCGGGTCGCCCGCAGATCTGTACAGCCCCGGGCATGCCATTCTTCGCGTCAGGCACGACCAGGGACTTGTGGCTGCCCGGTACCAGGGTCAGGTTGCCCTGGTCCGGTTCGGTCATGTCGCTGAGGTAGTACCCCACTTTGAACTGCAATAGCGGGACGTGCGGCTGGAAGTCACGAAATCCGTCCTGGATCCCGTCCGTGTGCCAGCCCTTTCCGTGGTGCTCTTCGGGTTCGATCTCGTAGATGGCATCGGTCGAGTGCAGATGGGGCATCTTGTTGAACAGACCGTGAACATAGTCCATCATCGGCTCGTAGTCGAGCATGTCCAGAAAGTGCGGGTCTTCGGCCAGCAGGTGCATGACCCGCGCGTTAGCCGAGTCCAGTTTATCGGCGAAGGCCGGTTCGTGCGCTCGTTGGAACCCGGGGTCGCGGCGACGCGCTATCGTCCGCTCCAGCGCGTCGTTTAGCGTGTCGACCAGGGACTCAGGAAGGAAAGCTTCCAGCACCAGGTAGCCATTTGTGTCGAAGAGGAAGCGTTCGGCGTCCGTGGGATGGTTGGACATTTACCAGATCCCTCCGCATGTTGTCCGTCGTAATCAATCGTCCAACATCCTTAACACCTTGGAATTTACCCGTCAAGTCCAATCAGGTTTAACACGCAGGAATGAGTTGCGGTCACTCAGACGTCCCTGTTCATTATGTGTCTTCCCTGGATTCGACACGTAATACCAGGTGAACCTCCGAGGCAGCCCATGATCTACGACGGACACGCCTATTGCTTTCCTTCTCCCGGCAAAATCGGAGGTTTCGACGATCATGCCGAATTCCGGCGTCACCTGCAACTGTTCATGTCCCAGGCCCGGCAGCAGCCCGTCTGGCGGCGTAGCGACCGCGCGCCGGCCGACGCTACGGGGCTCTACGATCCCGATCTACCCTGGCGTTTCGAGGGCCTGCGGAACGCAAGTTTCCGCACCGGGAAACACGGACTGGCCGAGTGGTCGGTCGATGGCGAGGACTACGTCAAGCAAGCGCTGCCGCCGTGGACGGAGGACTTCTCTTTTTCACCGGAAAGTCTTGTGGCGGAGATGGACTACGCGGGCGTCGACCGGGCCCTCCTTCACCGCACGCCCTACATGGGGCTCGACGACGGTTACATCGCGGAATGCTGCCGACGCTACCCGGAGCGGATCCAGGGATTGGCCCAGGTCCCCGAATGGTGGATACCTGACCGGAC from Gemmatimonadota bacterium includes:
- a CDS encoding c-type cytochrome, whose product is MMPRLEVDLKYAVILFCWSLTVLGGVMGSGCDRIVTNRPTEGDNFESPLEGMSPSLNAVFIQGDENFERTFTVEEGLGPIFNNVGCESCHPADGRGTPELGFTRFGLGGDPAAELGGPQHQDKAIPGVPLEEMPSGMERTFRMPPPVFGVGMIEAIPAWVILSRADPNDLDGDGISGRPNMVHAAEFVSGSHVGGGPGLQLGRFSRKAQVSSLLQQVAEAYHQDIGITSDFIPVETPHPQAGGIAIGDRVADPEIPAATVLETVTYVRQLRPPERGEITPEVERGDQLFNEIGCAACHVPTMRTGASSIPELSHIDVHLFSDLLLHDMGPDLADFRPDGDASGTEWRTAPLWGLRLVEEFLNGEAFYLHDGRTSDLGEAILFHGGEASAARNRFAGLSDEDREALLAFLRSL
- a CDS encoding phytanoyl-CoA dioxygenase family protein translates to MSNHPTDAERFLFDTNGYLVLEAFLPESLVDTLNDALERTIARRRDPGFQRAHEPAFADKLDSANARVMHLLAEDPHFLDMLDYEPMMDYVHGLFNKMPHLHSTDAIYEIEPEEHHGKGWHTDGIQDGFRDFQPHVPLLQFKVGYYLSDMTEPDQGNLTLVPGSHKSLVVPDAKNGMPGAVQICGRPGTAVLFHNGVWHSAGPFTRRGGKRVILYYGYEHPWMLACAEQWRYDRAFLNSLTPRHRPFFHGFVFDPPEYRWG